GCAGCGCACCGAAGGTCGCGGTAAGCGTGAGATCCGAAGTCACACCGGAGACCACCAGAGGATTGCTGGTGCTGGTGCTGAAACCAGCACCAGCCCAATTGACGAAGCCATTGCCAGGGCTGGGCACCGCCATCACTGCGCTGGTAGACGCGCCGTAGGCCACAGTCTGCGTGGTGTTTCCCGACAGGCTTCCTCCGCTCCCAGCCTGGAAGTTCACCGTGAAGGTCTGAGGTGCGAAATTCGCCGTGAGCGTGAGGTTAGAGGTAACGCCGGGTATCACGAGCGGGTTCGCCGTACTGGCAGTGAAGCCCGGGCCCGTCCAGTTGAGAAAGGTGTAGCCCAGGGCGGGAACCGCCGTCACCGAGCTGGTGGAGGCGCCGTAGGCCAAGGTCTGCGTGGGGCTGCCCGTCAGGCTGCCGCCCGTTCCGGCGGCAAAGTTCAAAGTGAAAGTCTGTGGCGCAAAGTTCGCCGTGAGGGTGAGGTTGGACGTAACGCCGGAGATCACCAGCGGGTTCGCCGTGCTGGCAGTGAAGCCCGGGCCTGTCCAATTGGTGAAGGTGTAGCCCAGGGCGGGCACCGCCGTCACCGAGCTGGTGGAGGCGCCGTAGGCCAAGGTCTGCGTGGGGCTGCCCGTCAGGCTGCCGCCCGTTCCGGCGGCAAAGTTCAAAATGAAAGTCTGTGGCGCGAAATTCGCCGTGAGGGTGAGGTTGGACGTGACGCCGGAAACCACCAGCGGGTTCGCCGTGCTGGCCGTGAAGCCCGGACCCGTCCAGTTGAGGAAGGTGTAGCCCGGGGCGGGCACCGCCGTCACCGAGCTGGTGGAGGCGCCGTAGGCCAAGGTCTGCGTGGGGCTGCCTGACAGGCTGCCGCCCGTTCCGGCGGCAAAGTTCAAAATGAAAGTCTGTGGCGCAAAGTTCGCCGTGAGGGTGAGGTTGGACGTGACGCCGGAGACCACCAGCGGGTTCGCCGTGCTGGCAGTGAAGCCCGTGCCCGTCCAGTTGGTGAAGGTGTAGCCCGGGGCGGGCACCGCCGTCACCGCACTGGTGGAGGCGCCGTAGGCCACGGTCTGCGTGGGGCTACCCGACAGGCTCCCTCCGCTCCCAGCCTGGAAGTTCACCGTCAAGGTCTGTGGCGCGAAATTCGCCGTGAGCGTGAGATTCGACGTGACGCCGGTAACCACCAGCGGGTTCGCCGTACTGGCAGTGAAGCCCGTGCCCGTCCAATTGGTGAAGCCATACCCCGCACTCGGCACCGCCGTGACCGCGCTGGTGGAGGCGCCGGAAACGGGGTTCTGCGTGGTGGCCCCCAGCAGCGAACCACCATCGCCCGCGAGAAAAGTCACCGCATAGACTGTGGGCACCGGTGAGGTGGAACCACCGCTGGTGCTTCCACCGCCGCCTCCGCCGCCACAGGCGGTCCAGGTGAGGAGTGCCAGCAAGCAGAGCAGCCAGCGCAAACGGGTCCAGGCCCCGAGGGGCTCTGCTCCCGTCTGCACCGGCTTCATCACGCGAAGGCTCCTGCGGCCCTGAGGCCTTGAGTCTTCTTTTCGGTCAGGCGGAGCCCGCCCTGGATCGGTATGGACTGCCCATCACTCGGTCCCGGAACCTGTGCATTCGGGAACAGGAACGCGCCCCTAGCGGGGGTTCGGCACCGTGCCCGCCAGCCGCCCCAGTTCCAGGGCGAAGCGCACCTGCTGCATCAGGCCTTCCAGGTTCCACTCGGGGTGGTAGCGGTCCGTGGGCCGGTGGTAGTGGTTCAGGAAATCCGAGGCCTTGGCCTGGGCCGCAGCCTTGTCGCCCAGGTAGTCCCAGCCGCCATCCAGGGAGAAGCCTGGTGACAGCGCAGGCACCCCGGCCTTGGCGAAGGGGAAGTGGTCCGAGCGGAAGCAAAGCCCCGCGGGATCGGCCTTGGCTGGCGTGATGACGAGGCCCGTGGCGGCGGCAGCCTGGGCGCAGAGGGCCCGCATGCGCGGCTCGCTGGAACCCAGCAGGCCGATGTCGCGGGTGGGCCCCACCACGTTGAGGCTCTCCAGGTTGATGTCCAGCACCGTGCGCTCCAGGGGCCAGAGGGGCGCCGCCACGTAAGCCGAAGAACCGATGAGGCCCTGCTCTTCCGCGCAGGGGAAGAAGAACATCACGCTGCGTTCCAGTGGTTCATGGACCAGGGTCTGGGCCAGGGCCAGCACCGCAGCGCAGCCGGTGGCATTGTCCACAGCACCGGCATAGATGGCGCCATCGGCACCCTTGCCGAAGTGATCCCAGTGTGCCGAATAGATCACCACCTCTTTGCGAAGGTCTGGATGTTTGCCCGGTAGGAAACCAGCCACATTCCACTGTTCGAGGGAACGCACGGTGGAGCGGACCTGCCCTTTGGCCTGGATGGGCAACACCACGGGCTGGAAGGTCATCGCATCGGCCCCCTGCGCCAGGGCCTTGAAATCCTGGCCTCCGAGGGCAAAAAGCTTGATCGCGGTGGCCTCGGTGATCCAGCCCTGCACGGCTCCGGGCTGGCCTGAGCCTTCCCGCTGGAAGCGCTCCTGCGTCCAGCCATTGCGCACCACCGGCCAGCCATAACCGGCTGAGGCATCGGTGTGCACCAGCAGCGCCCCCGCCGCGCCTCGACGGCGGGCCTCCTCGAACTTGTAGGTCCACCTCCCGTAGAAGTTCTCGGGCTGGCAGCAGAGGGGCATGGGCGGGCCGCTGTGCCGATCCCCCACCAGCATCACCAGGATGCGGCCCTTCACATCCACGCCCTTGTAGTCATCGCGACTGCCATCGGACGCTGCGATGCCATGGCCCACGAAGACGAGGGGCGCATCCACCGCCAGGGAGGTCTCCGCAGCGGCGGCGCCCAGAACCAACTCACTGCCCAGGGTCGGAGCCAAGGTTCCCTTGAGCCCCTCGAAGCGCAGACCGCTGCCTTCTTCCTGAAGGCGCATGCCGGAAAGTTTGACGGTCTGCCGATAGCTGGGCCCGTTGGCCGGGGCCAGGCCCAGCACCTGAAGTTGCGTTTCCAAGTAGCGGACTGCCAGTTCGCCACCCCGCTGGCCCGTGCCACGGCCTTCCAGCACATCGTCTGCCAGGAAGGCCAGATGGGCCCGCAGCGCCGATTCATCCACCTTGGGCCCTTGGGCCCACAGAGCCATGCCCATCAGGGCAGCACAGATAACAGGTCGCACGGCGGCCTCCATGCCTCTCACTATAGTTGGCCTGGTCGGCCATGAGGGGCTCAGCGCGGTTCAGCCAGCCAGGCCACGATGACGGAAATGAAGTAGAGGCCCAGCAGCACCACGCTGAAGAAGATGGTGGTCACCACCACGTCGCCCGGCGTGAAGAAGGCGCTGAAGATGAGGATGGCCATGGTGGCGTGGCGCCAGTACTTCAGCATCAGCTTGGCGGTCACGATGCGGAAGCGCGCCAGGAAGAAGAACAGCACCGGCAGCTCGAACATCACCCCGGTGATGAGGGTGGTGGAGATGAACAGATCGAGGTAGTCCGAGGCGTGCAGGTTGGCCCGCAGCCCCGCCGAGGCCGCCTCCTGGAAGAGGATGTCGCCGAGGAACTTGAAGGCCTGCTTGTAGGCGAAGGCGGCACCCGCCAGGAAGCAGCCGGAGGTCACCACCACGAAGGGGATGACGAGGCGGCGCTCCTTGGGCATGAGGCCAGGCCGGATGAAGGCCCAGAGCTGATAGAAGAGGAAGGGCGCCGACAGGAAGCCCGCCGCCCAGAGGGACAGCCGCATCATGCTGAAGAAGGGCTCGGTGAGATCTGTGAAGGCGAAGGGATCGAGGGCAGCGACGGCCTTGCCCGTCTGGCGCGCCATGGCCTCCAGGAAGGGCTTCTGGGCCCAGGCCCAGAGTTTGAACCGGAAGGCGTAGGTAACCGTGAACACCACCGCCACGGCCAGCAGCGAGCGCACAATCCGCACCCGCAATTCCTGCAGGTGCTCCCAGAAGCTCATCTTGTCAGGCGGTGCTTCAGGCAGGGGCATGTTCAAGGTCACCGTCATGAAAAGCCCGGCCCCGATGGGGCCGGGCGGGAGATACGGGCTGGTGGCGCCTCAGTCCTTCACGGGGTCCGTGAGTTCCTTGGCAGCCTTCTTGAATTCCTGGATGCCCTTCCCCAGGCCCTTGCCGAGTTCTGGCAGGCGCGAGGGGCCGAAAAAGATCAGCAGGGCGATGCCGATCAGCAGGATTTCCATCATTCCAAGGTTGCCCATGGTGCACTCCGAAAAACAGGTCAGTGAAGGTGAGTCCGTTAACCGATCAAGGCACCTTGAACGGGAACTTGTGGCAGGGAAGGCAGAGGTTTTCCGAAGCCACATGCTCGTGGTGGCAGCGGTTGCAGTCGGCCTCCGTTCCGAAATGCCGGTTCTCATGGGGATTCGTCGGCTTGACCTGGGCCGTCCGGGCGGCCAGATCCTTCGTGTCCCCATGGCAGCTGAGACACTTCTGCATGGGGACCGCCACCTTCTGCGCAGCCTTGCCATGGCATTGGATGCAGGTCACACCATTGTCGGCATGCTTGGACGGACGGGCGGCCTTCCCTTTCGCGGTCGCCCCGGCAGCGGCGAGGTCGCCTCCGCAGAGCAGCATCGTGAGCAGGACCAGCGACGCCGCTGCAAGTCTTGGAACAGTCGTGCGGTTCATATCGTCTCCAATCGAATGGGTGAGTTGGACCGGGCCTGGCCCCGGGGCTCAGAGCTTCGCAACATGCCTTCCCGTGAGGTAGCCGAAGGTGTAGCAGCGCCCCAGCGAGAGGCCGAAGACCGTGAGCGGATAGTCCACCCCTCCGTAGAATCCGCCGCCCAGGTTGCCGATGAGGAAGAGCCCCTTGATGGGCTTGCCGTCGGCGTTGAGGGCCTGGTGGTTCTCGTCCACGAGCATGCCGGAGCAGATGGCCGAAACCCGCACGCGGCGGTGGATGCCGTAGAAGGGAGCTTTGATCACGGGGATCAGGCGGTCCGCGGGCTTGCCGAAGTCGCTGTCCTTGCCGGAGGCCACCAGATCGTTGTAGCGCTTGACCGTGGCCACCAGGGTGGCCGGATCCGCCTCGATCTTCCGGGCGAGCTCCTCGATGGTATCGGCCACGTGCGTGTTCACCTGGGACTCGAACACACCCTTCTTGGGACCGGGATCCTCGGGCATGTAGTGCTTCAGGCCTTCGGGCGGCACCAGCTTGCCCGGCCAAGTGGCGGCCTGCGTCATGTAGTTCGAATCGAAGATCTGCGAGTAGTGGCCGGCGTTCTCCGCATCCTTCAGGTAGTTGTTCAGCAGCGACATCTCGACGGTCTCGTTCACGAACCGCCGCCCCTTGCGGTCCACCGCCAGGAAGGGCATGTCGCACATGGAGGCGGGGCCCGCATCGAAGTCGTGCAGCATCTTGGTGTGGCCGATGGGCTCGAAGACGCCGCCCGCCCAATAGGCCATGGCGAAACCATCGCCGGTCTTGTCGAGCTGCTTGCGGCCCAGGTGCTTCACATCGGGGACGAAATAGTCGGACATGGCCTTGTTATTCTGGTAGTCGCCCGTGGCGAGAATCACCCCCTTCCTTGCCAGGAATTTCGTGTACTTGCCGCTCGCATTCCGGGCGATCACGCCGAGGACCTCCCCTGCCTTGTTCTGCACCAGCTGGACCGCAGGCATGCTGAAGAAGAAGCGGACTCCGGCCTTCTCGGCGGTCTTTGCGAGGTGGCGCATGCCATCACCCGTGGTGTAGGGCTTGGGGCCGAAGAAGGAGGTGACATAGCCCAGGCCATAGCCGTTGACCTTGAGGATGGCCCGCTGAGCGGGACTGCCTTGGTCCACCACGGGAGACCCACCCTGGCGGGCGCGGTCGATGACCCACTTGACCGCTTCGCCCGAGTTGTAGGCCCACTGCCGAACGAGCTTGGGGTTGCAGCGGTGGTTGCTGTCGGCGATGAGCCGCGCCACCAGGGCCTCGATCCCGGCCTTCTCGCTCACCGCCAAATCAATGCCGGCCCCGGTGTTGCCCTGGGAGAGGGCGAAAGGCGCCTTCTGCACCACCGCCACCTTGGCTCCGTTTTCAGCGGCGGAGAGCGCCGCCGGAACGCCCGAGGCACCGGCTCCGACCACCACGACATCGAAGGTCAAGGTCTCGCTGATCTCCCGGTCACGGATGGGTTTCGGCTTGGGCAGGAAGGTGAGGGTGGCACCGCCATCCGAACTCTTCGCATAGTCCAAGCCCTTGGTATCCGGAATTCCTACGGCGGCTGCGGCCGAGGCTGGCAGGCCCGAGAGGCCGAAGAGGCCCGCAGCGGCCGCGCCACCAGCCGCCCGCGACAGGAAGCTGCGGCGCGACAAGCCGTTCTCAAGTGCCTGTCGGGTGTAGGGGTCGGGTTCTTGTTCGTCTCTGAGATGATCCTGGCTCATGCTTCATTCCTCCTGAATGGATGGGTTCCCGTCGCGGGTCGGGCAGGCGGGCCGGAAGGGCCGCCTGCCCGGTGGCCTGGCTACCTGGTCTTCTCCCCGGATGCGCCCAGCTCGCTGGCCGAATCGGTGAGCTCGCGACCAGCCTTCTTGAATTCCTGGATGCTCTTGCCCAGCGACTTGCCCAGTTCAGGCAACCGCGAGGGCCCGAAGAAGACCAGCAAGGCCGCGCCGATCAAGAGGATTTCCGTCATACCGAGATTGCCCATGCGGCGCTCCGTAGGTGGTGGGGTCGGGTGGGGGGCTGGAGCGCGGGTTCTGGCGGTCCGCCATGGAACCCGCGCTTCCGCCTGCTAGAAGGTGTAGAGAATGCCGAGGCCGAATCCGGTGGTCGAGGCGCCGGGCGCCACCTTGCCCACGGGCGGGAACAGGGCGTAGCTGGCCGAGCGGTCGTTGTTCATCCCATAGGCCGACACATACAGATCCGCGGTCTTGGTGAGGCTGTAGACATAGCCCGCACTCCACTGCGTACCCCCGAGACCGTTCGTGGTGGCGGGTCCTCCGCCGAGCACCGTGACGCTGCCGGCATTGGCCTTGCCGTAGGCGCCGAACAGCTGGTGGGTGCCCCACCGCTGCTGGACCAGGAGGTACCAGGCGTCGCGCTCGTAGTGGTTCACCTTGCCCGCCACGGTCTCATCCGTGTCGTAGGTCAGCCGCTCGGCGATGGCCGAAACCTTGGTGCCAGTGCTGAAGGCGTAGGCCGCCACCAGCTCATGGCCCACATCCTTCGAGGAGGCGTTGGTGGCCGTCGCCCCCGTGCTCCCGCCCAGTTGGGACAGGCCGAAGTAGTTGTTGTGCTGCTCGAAGCCGTAGCTGATGTTGAAGGCCCCCTGCTTGTAGGTCAGCAGGGCCGACCACAGATCCGGACTCACCGACGGCACCGTGGTGGTCGCCGTGGTCTTGCCTTCATTCACGGAATAGGCCACCCGACCCGAGAAGCCGTTCATCTCAGGTGTCCAGTACTGCACGCTGTTGCCCTGGCGGCGGTTGAAGGCCGCATCAGCCGAGGTGTTCGCCCGGCCATTCTGGGTGGTGGTGCCCGGCACATTGAAGCCGGGATTCGCGGTCAGCGCGTTGTCGAAGGGATTGAGGCCCCGCAGCGCGCCCACGAACAGGAGCGGAACCTTGTAGGGCGTGTCCCAATTGCCGTAGAAGACACGGCCCCAGCTACCTTCCAGGCCCAGGCAGCTGTTGCGGCTGGTCAGGCTGTTGGGCGCGTCACCATCCGGGCTGATGGCGCTTTCGATCTGCCAGATGATTTTCAGATCGTCGTTCACCCTGTAGCTGCCCCTGAAGCCCAGGTTCGACGTTCCCGAGGTCATGCGGTTGCGCGCGGGCAGGTTGCCCAGGTCGCCCGTGTAGGCCGTGGCCGCCACCTGGGTCGCGCCGCCTGTGGCCGGGGAAAGCCCGGGCGCCGTGGCACCACTGGTTTTGATGTGGTCCATGAAGGGCAAGAGCGTGCCATAGATCTGCACGTCGCTGGCCTGCGCCGATGCGCTGAACGGAAGGGCACACGCTCCTGCCAAGGTGAGGATCAGGTTCCTGGATTTCACGACAGACCTCCGGATGGTTGCTTAGTCGCAACTTTTTTGTATTTAGACCACTGTTTACCCATGGGTGTTCAATAACCAAGGGCATGGGCAAGCGTAGTCCGAGGCCGTTCGATTCTCCTGGTACGCAGCTGCCGAATTCTGGTAAATCCAGGATCAGAGTGACCGGCCCGGGAACTTCGCCCTGTTCAGCTCACCCGGGAGGCCGCGGGCACGCTGAGGCTCCTGGATTTCCGATAGCCCGAGGGCGTCTCCCCGGTGGCCTTCCGGAAGGCCTTGGTGAAGTTGGATTGGTCCTCACTGCCCAGTTCCGCGGCGATCTGCTGGACGCTCAGGTCCGAGTTCAGCAACAACCGTTTGGCCTCAAGCATGCAGCGCTCGATGATGAGGTTCTGCGGCGTCTTTCCCAGCACCAGCTTGCAGACCGCACCGAGTCGCCGCGTGGTGCAGCGCAGCTTCCGGGCGTAGAACTCCACATCCTTCTCGGTTCCGAAGTGGCTGTCCAGCTGCTGCAGAAAGGCCTGGAAGAGCTTGAACTCAGAGGACAGGTGGGCCTGGTTCTGGGCGCCCCGCTCCCGAATCCGGGACTGGAGGAGGTGCAGGAACGCCGACAGCAGGTGCCGCAAAACCGGTCGGGCTTCGTCAGACTTGATCTTGCCGATGTCCCACATGAGCCGGGCCAGGGTCGCCGCCTGCTGGCAGAGGTCATCTTTGGGAAGGGGCAGGTTGGGCGAGGCCAGAAAGTCCGAGAACACCCAGGAGGCACCCTGGTCCAGGAAATCCTCCCCGAAGTCGAACATCCAGCCTTCGTCCTGCGTGTCCGGCAGATACAAATGTTTCTTCCCCTTGGCCACCAGCATCACCCAGGGCCCGTGGATGCGCGTCTCCTCCCCATCCACCCAGTGGGACCCCGAGCCACGAAGAATGAAGAAGACCTGATGGAAGGGGTGACAGTGAGGCCCAGGCTCACCCATGCGCCAGTTCAGATTGCTGCGCTCATCGAGGGGCCACACACTGAACAACGTATCCATGGTCGAATTCCAGATGGTTTGATCGCCAAGGTTGCGATTATTAGCCGACTTGTTGATTCTCGCAAGAACTCGGGAGAACTCAACCAAGCAGCCCCCTTCACGTAAGACACGTGGACCCCTCATGAGCCCAGGAGTGTGCATGCGCCTGCTTCCCCTTTTCTCGACTGCCCTCGTGGTGGCCGCCTCAGTCAGCGCCTCGGCGCAGATCGATGCCCGGCTCATGCGGTATCCCGATGTGTCGGCCACACAGATCGCCTTCACCTATGCCAACGACCTCTGGCTCGTGCCCAAGACCGGCGGCGTGGCCCAGCGTCTCTCCACCCCCAAGGGGGAGGAATCCTTCGCCCGGTTTTCACCCGATGGAAAGGAACTGGCATTCAGCGGCAACTACGATGGCAACCTCGATGTGTACACCCTGCCCGTCACCGGTGGTGTGCCGACACGGGTGACCCACCATCCCCTGCCCGACCGCCTCGTGGATTGGACACCGGATGGCAAGGCTCTGCTGATCGCCTCGCCCATGGAATCGGGCAAGGATCGCTTCAACAAGTTCTTCCTCGTGCCCAAGGGCGGCGGCCTGCCGCAGCCCCTGCCCCTGCCCTACGCCGAATTCGGCGCCTTGTCGCCGGATGGCAAAGTGCTCGCCTACCAGCCCATCAGCACCGATTTCCGCACCTGGAAGCGCTACCGCGGCGGCATGGCCTCGGAGATCTGGTTCTACAACCTGGAAAAGAAAACCGCAGAGCGTCTGCCCAGCCTCAATGGCTCCAACGACTCCATGCCCATGTGGCACGGCGGGAAGCTCTACTTCCTCTCCGACCGCGATGGCGTGAAGCGCAGCAACATCTGGTCCTATGATCTGGCCACGAAAGCGTTCAAGCAGATCACCTTCTTCAAGGAATACGATGCCCACTTCCCCGCCATCGGGCCTGAGGACATCGTGCTCGAGGCCGGAGGCCGCCTGCACCGCATCGAGTTGCCCTCTGAAAAAGTGGTGGAGGTCAAAGTTGAGGTGGTGACCGATCAGGCCACCCTGAAACCCCGCAGCGAAAACGCCGCCAAGCTGCTGCGGAATCCCGATCTCAGCGCCCAGGGCAAGCGTGCCGTCTTCGAGGCCCGCGGTGAGATCTTCTCCGTGCCTGCGGAAAAAGGCTACGTCGTCAACCTCACGCGCACACCCGGCGTGGCCGAGCGCCACCCTGCACTGTCTCCTGACGGCCAGCAGGTGGCCTACTTCAGCGACCGCAGCGGCGAGTACGAGTTGTGCGTCCGGCCGGCAGACGGCACGGGCGAGGAACGCCAGGTCACCCACATGGGCCCCGGCTTCCGCTACCACATCAGCTGGTCGCCCGATGGCAAGCGCGTGGTCTTCGCCGATCAGGCCATGCGCATCAACCTCTGCGATCTCGACACCGGCAAAGTCCAGGTGGTGGACAAGGGCCACTTCATGTTCGAAGATCCGCTGGAGGCCTTCCGCGCCAACTGGTCCGCGGACAGCCGCTGGTTCGCCTATCCCATCGACACCCCCAACCAGAACAGTGTGGTGGTGGTCTACGACACCAAGACGGGTCAGCGCCATCCGGTGACCTCACCCTTCTACAATGCCGGCGATCCCACCTTCGATCCCGAAGGCAACTACCTGTTCCTGTCCACGGGCCAGCAGTTCAGCCCCACCTACAGCGATCTGGATGCCACCTGGGTCTACACCGCCACCACCCGCCTGGCCGCCCTGCCCCTGCGCAAGGACGTGGCTTCCCCCCTGGCGCCCAAGAACGATCTGGATGCGCCCAAGGATGAGAAAGACAAGGACGACAAGAAGGCCAGTGGCAAGAAGGACGGCGACAAAAAGGACAACGCAGACAAGAAGGACACACCTAAAGCCGTCGACATCGACCTGGAGGGCATCGAGTCCCGCATGGTGCTGTTGCCCCCTGCGGCAGGCTACTACTCGGATGTGGCCGCAGCCAAAGGGAAACTGGCCTACCGCCGGGCCGCCCAGCAGAACCCCAACGGCGAGACCAAGACCACGCTCTACGTCTACGACTTCGAAGAACGCGAGGAGAAGGCCGTGCTGGCCGATGTGGAGGGCGCCCTCCTCAGCAGCGATGGCAGCAAGGTGCTGGTGAACCGCAAACAGGACTACGCCCTCATCGACCTCAAGCCCGATCAGAAATTCGAGAAGAAGCTGCCCACGGGCGAACTGATGATGACGGTGGATCCCAAGGCCGAGTGGCAGCAGATCTTCAACGATGCCTGGCGCCTGGAGCGCGACATGTTCTACGATCCCGGCCTCCATGGCGTGGACTGGAAGACCATGCGCGCCCGCTACAGCAAGCTCATCCAGGACTGCGTCACCCGCGAGGACGTGAACTTCGTCATCGGCGAACTCATCTCCGAATTGAACGCCTCCCACACCTACCGCGGCGGCGGCGATGTCGAACAGCCCGCCCGCATGAACACGGGCCTGCTGGGCGCGGACTTCGCCCTCGAGAATGGGCATTTCCGAATCAAGAAGATCCTGCGCGGCGCGGACTGGGATGCCCAGGTGCGCGGTCCCCTGGCCCAGCCGGGTCTCAGGGTGAAGGAGGGCGACTACCTCCTGGCCGTGAACCGCATTCCCCTGGATGCGGCCAAGGATCCCTGGGCCGCTTTCCAGGGCCTGGCGGGCAAGACGGTGCTGCTCACCGTCAACGACAAGCCCACCACCACCGGCGCCCATGATGTGATCGTGGAAACCGTGGCCAACGACTACCAGCTGCGCTACTGGGACTGGATCGAGGCCAAGCGGCGGTATGTCGAGAAGACCACGAACGGCCGCCTGGGCTACATCTACGTGCCCGATACCGGCATCGGTGGACAGAACGACCTCGTGCGGCAGTTCCGCGGCCAATGGGACAAGGCGGGACTCATCATCGACGAGCGCTTCAACAGCGGCGGCCAGATCCCGGATCGCTTCGTGGAGCTGCTGAGCCGGAAGACCTTCAACTACTATGGCGTGCGCGACGGCAAGGACTGGCAGTGGCCCGCCGTGGCCCATGACGGGCCCATGGCCATGCTCATCAACGGCTGGAGCGGATCAGGCGGCGATTGCTTCCCCTTCCTCTTCAAGAAGTCGGGCCTGGGCCCTCTCATCGGCCGCCGCACCTGGGGCGGGCTCATCGGCATCAGCGGCGCGCCCGGCCTCATCGATGGCGGCAATGTGACCGTGCCCACCTTCGGCATCTTCTCGAAGGAAGGCCAGTGGATCGTGGAAAGCTACGGCGTCGATCCCGACATCGAAGTGATCGACGACCCCGCGCTCATGGCCCAGGGCAAGGATCCCCAGCTGGACCGCGCCATCCAGGAAGTGGAAGCGGCCATCAAGAAGAACCCCCCCGTGCCTACGCCCAAGCCCCCCTATCCCAACCGCGCGGGCTACTGAGGAGAGATCCCTGCTGCGCCTTCCCCTTCTGGCAGCCCGCTGCCTCGGCCTGCTTCAGGCCGAGGCTCCCACGAAGGGGGAGGTGCACCTCAAAAATTTCCGTTTTCGCTCCGGCGGCTAGGCGTGAGTTCCGCAGACGATCTCATCAATCCACCCGAGACAGGGCATCCTCGTGCATGAAATCATGCGCGAAGCCACGGCAGCCACAGCATGGCGGCGCTTTAGAAGGACCTGCTTCTCGAGTTGTTGAAACAGTCCGAACCGAAGCCTTAGAAGATCTCTTTGAAGAAATCTTTCATATGCTGCCAGCTTCGGCGGTGCGCGGCTTCGTTGTAGGCACCCCCCTTGTTGTTGTCGTTCCCCGCTTCCTTCTGGGTGAAGCTGTGGACGGCGCCCGCATAGGCCACAAACACGTAGTCCGCCTTGGACTGGCGCATCTCCTCCTGGAAGGCGGCCACATCCTTGGCGGGCACGAAGGGATCGTCGGCCCCATGGCAGACCAGCACTTTGGCGGCAACGGCGGCTGGCGCGTAGCCCTCGGGCACATCCAGGCCACCGTGGAAGGAGACCACGCCCTTCACCGGCAGGCCACCCCGGGCGGCTTCCAGGGCGCCGGTGCCGCCAAAGCAGAAACCGATGACGGCGATGCGCGAGGCATCCACGCCCTTCTGGGCCTTGAGGGTGTCGATGGCCGCGGCGATGCGGCGGCGGTACAGGGCCCGGTCGCCCTTGAACGCCCCCGCAAGCTTGCCCGCCTCGGCCGCGTTGGCGGGGTGCACGCCGTCGCCATAAATGTCCGCCGCCAGGGCCATGTAGCCCAGCTTGGCCAGATCATCCGAGACCTTGCGTTCATGCGCCGTGACGCCCATCCACTGGTGCACCACCACCACGCCGGGCACCTTGCCCTTCACCGCTGCGGGCCGGGCCACATAGCCAGTCAGCTTGGTGGCCCCCTCGGAATAGGCCAGAGGCTGCCCCGCGAAGGCGGGCATGACGCCGAGAGAAAGAGCCAGGGCAAGGACACGCATGGGACCTCCGGGGTGGGAGTCCGATGCTATGGCTGTTTGAACGGGCATTCCAGCAAAATCACTAGCGCCCTGTACTGCCGTAGCCGCCGCTCCCGCGCGCTGTGTCGCCCAGGGCCTCCACGCTGGCTTCCGGTATCCAGGTCCAGCTTTCCACCGGCGCCACCAGCAGCTGGGCGATGCGTTCACCGCGCCGCAGATCGAAGGGCGCTTCCCCGTGGTTGATGAGCAGCACCTGCACCTCGCCCCGGTAGTCCGCGTCGATGGTGCCGGGCGCGTTGAGCACCGTGAGCCCGTGCTTGAGGGCCAGCCCG
This sequence is a window from Geothrix sp. PMB-07. Protein-coding genes within it:
- a CDS encoding AraC family transcriptional regulator yields the protein MDTLFSVWPLDERSNLNWRMGEPGPHCHPFHQVFFILRGSGSHWVDGEETRIHGPWVMLVAKGKKHLYLPDTQDEGWMFDFGEDFLDQGASWVFSDFLASPNLPLPKDDLCQQAATLARLMWDIGKIKSDEARPVLRHLLSAFLHLLQSRIRERGAQNQAHLSSEFKLFQAFLQQLDSHFGTEKDVEFYARKLRCTTRRLGAVCKLVLGKTPQNLIIERCMLEAKRLLLNSDLSVQQIAAELGSEDQSNFTKAFRKATGETPSGYRKSRSLSVPAASRVS
- a CDS encoding porin; this encodes MKSRNLILTLAGACALPFSASAQASDVQIYGTLLPFMDHIKTSGATAPGLSPATGGATQVAATAYTGDLGNLPARNRMTSGTSNLGFRGSYRVNDDLKIIWQIESAISPDGDAPNSLTSRNSCLGLEGSWGRVFYGNWDTPYKVPLLFVGALRGLNPFDNALTANPGFNVPGTTTQNGRANTSADAAFNRRQGNSVQYWTPEMNGFSGRVAYSVNEGKTTATTTVPSVSPDLWSALLTYKQGAFNISYGFEQHNNYFGLSQLGGSTGATATNASSKDVGHELVAAYAFSTGTKVSAIAERLTYDTDETVAGKVNHYERDAWYLLVQQRWGTHQLFGAYGKANAGSVTVLGGGPATTNGLGGTQWSAGYVYSLTKTADLYVSAYGMNNDRSASYALFPPVGKVAPGASTTGFGLGILYTF
- a CDS encoding S41 family peptidase; the encoded protein is MRLLPLFSTALVVAASVSASAQIDARLMRYPDVSATQIAFTYANDLWLVPKTGGVAQRLSTPKGEESFARFSPDGKELAFSGNYDGNLDVYTLPVTGGVPTRVTHHPLPDRLVDWTPDGKALLIASPMESGKDRFNKFFLVPKGGGLPQPLPLPYAEFGALSPDGKVLAYQPISTDFRTWKRYRGGMASEIWFYNLEKKTAERLPSLNGSNDSMPMWHGGKLYFLSDRDGVKRSNIWSYDLATKAFKQITFFKEYDAHFPAIGPEDIVLEAGGRLHRIELPSEKVVEVKVEVVTDQATLKPRSENAAKLLRNPDLSAQGKRAVFEARGEIFSVPAEKGYVVNLTRTPGVAERHPALSPDGQQVAYFSDRSGEYELCVRPADGTGEERQVTHMGPGFRYHISWSPDGKRVVFADQAMRINLCDLDTGKVQVVDKGHFMFEDPLEAFRANWSADSRWFAYPIDTPNQNSVVVVYDTKTGQRHPVTSPFYNAGDPTFDPEGNYLFLSTGQQFSPTYSDLDATWVYTATTRLAALPLRKDVASPLAPKNDLDAPKDEKDKDDKKASGKKDGDKKDNADKKDTPKAVDIDLEGIESRMVLLPPAAGYYSDVAAAKGKLAYRRAAQQNPNGETKTTLYVYDFEEREEKAVLADVEGALLSSDGSKVLVNRKQDYALIDLKPDQKFEKKLPTGELMMTVDPKAEWQQIFNDAWRLERDMFYDPGLHGVDWKTMRARYSKLIQDCVTREDVNFVIGELISELNASHTYRGGGDVEQPARMNTGLLGADFALENGHFRIKKILRGADWDAQVRGPLAQPGLRVKEGDYLLAVNRIPLDAAKDPWAAFQGLAGKTVLLTVNDKPTTTGAHDVIVETVANDYQLRYWDWIEAKRRYVEKTTNGRLGYIYVPDTGIGGQNDLVRQFRGQWDKAGLIIDERFNSGGQIPDRFVELLSRKTFNYYGVRDGKDWQWPAVAHDGPMAMLINGWSGSGGDCFPFLFKKSGLGPLIGRRTWGGLIGISGAPGLIDGGNVTVPTFGIFSKEGQWIVESYGVDPDIEVIDDPALMAQGKDPQLDRAIQEVEAAIKKNPPVPTPKPPYPNRAGY
- a CDS encoding dienelactone hydrolase family protein, which gives rise to MRVLALALSLGVMPAFAGQPLAYSEGATKLTGYVARPAAVKGKVPGVVVVHQWMGVTAHERKVSDDLAKLGYMALAADIYGDGVHPANAAEAGKLAGAFKGDRALYRRRIAAAIDTLKAQKGVDASRIAVIGFCFGGTGALEAARGGLPVKGVVSFHGGLDVPEGYAPAAVAAKVLVCHGADDPFVPAKDVAAFQEEMRQSKADYVFVAYAGAVHSFTQKEAGNDNNKGGAYNEAAHRRSWQHMKDFFKEIF